Proteins from a genomic interval of Oncorhynchus nerka isolate Pitt River linkage group LG13, Oner_Uvic_2.0, whole genome shotgun sequence:
- the cnr1 gene encoding cannabinoid receptor 1: protein MKSVLDGVADTTFRTITSGLQYLGSNDAIYDDTTINADFTKGGLSVQKPLSAFLSNSFPDKVPGDEELILKGIPFFPTNATDLFGNRSGFGDEGTGIQCGENFMDMECFMILTPSQQLAVAVMSLTLGTFTVLENLIVLCVILQSRTLRCRPSYHFIGSLAVADLLGSVIFVYSFLDFHVFHRKDSPNVFLFKLGGVTASFTASVGSLFLTAIDRYISIHRPLAYRRIVTRTKAVIAFCVMWTISIVFAVLPLLGWNCKQLNSVCSDIFPLIDEKYLMFWIGVTSVLVFFIIYAYMYILWKAHHHAVRMLSRTSQKSLVVYSADGTKSQTMRPEQTRMDIRLAKTLVLILVVLVICWGPVLAIMVYDLFWKMDDDIKTVFAFASMLCLLNSTVNPIIYALRSKDMRHAFLNSCQACRGSAQQLDNSLESDCQNRHIAANRAAESCVKTTVKIAKVTMSVSTETSAEAV from the coding sequence ATGAAGTCTGTGCTAGATGGTGTGGCTGACACCACCTTCCGGACTATAACATCTGGACTGCAGTACCTGGGCTCCAACGATGCCATCTATGATGACACCACCATCAACGCTGACTTCACTAAGGGTGGATTGTCCGTCCAGAAGCCTCTCTCTGCTTTCCTCAGTAACTCTTTCCCAGACAAAGTGCCTGGAGATGAGGAACTCATCCTCAAAGGCATCCCATTCTTCCCTACCAATGCCACAGACCTGTTTGGCAACCGGAGTGGCTTTGGAGATGAGGGAACCGGAATCCAGTGTGGGGAGAACTTCATGGATATGGAATGCTTCATGATCCTTACCCCTAGCCAGCAGCTGGCTGTGGCGGTGATGTCACTCACCCTGGGCACCTTCACGGTGTTGGAGAACCTTATCGTGCTGTGTGTGATACTCCAATCCCGCACCCTGCGCTGCCGCCCCTCCTACCACTTCATAGGAAGCCTGGCTGTAGCCGACCTGCTGGGCAGCGTCATCTTCGTCTACAGCTTTCTGGACTTCCATGTGTTCCACAGAAAAGACAGCCCCAATGTGTTCCTCTTCAAGCTGGGCGGAGTCACCGCCTCGTTCACAGCCTCTGTGGGAAGCTTGTTTCTCACTGCTATAGACCGCTACATCTCCATCCACAGGCCCCTGGCCTACAGGCGCATCGTCACGCGGACCAAGGCTGTCATCGCCTTCTGCGTGATGTGGACTATCTCCATTGTCTTCGCAGTGCTCCCTCTGCTGGGCTGGAACTGCAAGCAGCTCAACTCGGTCTGCTCAGACATCTTTCCGCTTATCGACGAGAAGTACCTGATGTTCTGGATCGGGGTGACTAGTGTGCTTGTCTTCTTCATCATCTACGCCTACATGTACATCCTGTGGAAGGCCCATCACCACGCCGTGCGCATGCTGAGCCGCACCTCCCAGAAGAGCCTGGTGGTGTACTCGGCGGATGGGACTAAGTCGCAGACCATGCGCCCTGAGCAGACGCGCATGGACATCCGCCTGGCCAAGACACTGGTCCTCATCCTGGTGGTGCTGGTCATCTGCTGGGGTCCTGTGCTGGCCATCATGGTCTACGACCTGTTTTGGAAGATGGATGACGATATTAAGACAGTGTTTGCTTTCGCCAGCATGCTCTGTCTGCTCAACTCAACCGTCAATCCAATCATTTACGCCCTGAGGAGCAAGGACATGCGACACGCCTTCCTAAACTCATGCCAGGCGTGCCGGGGCAGTGCCCAGCAGCTGGACAATAGCCTGGAGTCTGACTGCCAGAACAGGCACATTGCTGCCAACAGGGCTGCAGAGAGCTGTGTGAAGACCACTGTGAAAATAGCCAAAGTGACCATGTCTGTCTCCACTGAGACATCTGCAGAAGCTGTCTAG